In Poecilia reticulata strain Guanapo linkage group LG11, Guppy_female_1.0+MT, whole genome shotgun sequence, the genomic stretch GAAAATGAAGAACAGGTGTGatcatctatctatctatctatctatctatctatctatctatctatctatctatctatctatctatctatctatctatctatctatctatcttcaTCATCTCTTCATCATCCTCGGGCCGTggcctcccctcctcctcctcacccttcatccctctctcttcctcttcctccccccaGCCACCCCGTTTCTGTCAGAGCTGATAGTTTCCACGCCAGCGGAGCGCCGCGGGCCTCCGCTGTGTCACACCACAtcaggcagaggaagaggaggaggaggaagaggaggaagagtgtCTGCGttcaaacagcagctcagctgcagcagcgcaGCACAAACTTTCTCATGTGGAGTCGGTCCGCTCCAGTCCGGTTCGGTTCGGAGGAGCAGCGGCGCCGTATGTCAGTTGGGGGCGCCGCGGAGAAAGGGCGCCAAACAGAGAGCCGCAAAAATGACGAGCCGTCAGGAGTTTGTGTCTTCAGAGCTTTAAGTGACGATGACAGAGGATGAAAAGGAGGATGATGATAGTTTTGGAAGTTTTTCCACCAGGAACCCTTTTGCGACCCCGGTGATGACGTCATCAGGGACCAGAGTCTTTGtacagaaccggttctggttctgattcagagaaataaaaaaaaactcctgtcAGAGATGTCCTGAcctcatcatttttatttgtattaaatgtaaagatttaaatCGTCACACTGAGGATTTAAAGTTCACGAGTTAAAACAATTCATTGGAACTTTAATTGGGTCAAATCTCTGAAACTTCATcgcttttaatttaaaacttttttcctgaaaaaaaaattcatatcaatctctcaaaataaaaattttaatctgaaattcTCATCACGTCCTTTCCCCCCAGCATGCACTGGGCCGTTTCCGTTCATCGTGATGCGGGGCCCCTGTTGTGGCCCCTGCTCGCTGCCGCCCTCTGCTGTTACTTTCTGCACACAGCAGGGTGTGTCAGGAGCGTGTTTCTGGATAAATCCCATTTTCAGTAAAACTGTGGCGTATAAAAGCTCTGCTGACGGTTTAAAGCCTCAGATATAATTAACTTGAAGCTCGAAGATCAAATTTCTTAGTTTTACTTTATAGATTCATTtgtatcagaaaataaaacttaaaatacataattctATGCACttaatacatttcaaaatataaatatttaaaatttgagaGGATAttgtcaattattttatttatgaattacatttttcttctgtttcggCCTCTACAGCTGTGGCTGCGGTGCAGtgtcgccccctggtggaggaGACCAGACACTGCTcagactgaggaagaggagggtccTGGCGGGTCCTGAGGATTTATCCTGCTGTTTAAACCTATTTAAAGACTCCAGCCGCTGTGATGCGGTTTGTTCCTGaggtttcaaataaaactgaaaaactctCGGTCTGAAAATAATCGACCTTTTCTTCCATATTCTGATTAATTTGGAGGTTGATTGTGAATTAAACTCTGCTCTGAAATCCCTCCGGTCTGTTCCTTCTTTTGGGAGCGGCTTGTGTCCGTCTCGGTTCCGtagtaaacatgttttctgctcGGCCTGGATCCAGAACCGTCAGCCAGGGAACATCGGATCGGGATAAATTCAGTCCGACTGTCAGCCTGAGAACAACGGCTCTGAAAAGCTTCTGAAAcggcaggaggaggagcagggatTATCCCAAGCTGGCCCCGGGGCCCTGGCTCCTGCACCCAGACAGATCGGACCCTCAGGGCGCTCCAGGGGCCCGGCGACCCCGTCAGGATGGAGATTACAGGGCGGCGCTGCGACTTGCATCTCCGCTCTGGGCCGCTCTGCTCACACGGGAATCACAAGGACACACAAGCGGCCGTGTGACGATCAGACACACAACACCTCTGTTCAGGCCACACAGCGTCCATTGTTAGAGGAGAGGGGCCGCTGCAGGAAGCAGGGGTAAAAATAACAGCAGCCATGTTCCCCTCGGTTTGTTgatcagacaaaacaaacacaccaagTTCAGATAAACTTCTTTAATCTGGGATAATAAGTcagatacaaacacaaaatgttcaacAGATGAACGGTTGGTTCAGAGTCAAGACTCTGTTGTCATGGTATCAATACTGGTTGTCATCATCACACTGCCTTCACGGTATCATTATGGTCTGGCCACCCTGTTGTCATGGAGCTGTCATGGCAACGTCATAGTATCATCACAATGTTATGATAGTGTCGTCATAGTAACGTCATGGGATTGTCATCACAGCGTGGTCAGCCTGTCGTCATGACGTGGCGTTGCCATGGCGTCGCCACATTGATGTAGAGCTCTAGGGTTCAGCAGAGAGTCACACATTTACAGACACAGAAAAATGAGTTTGAATCGTTACAATCAGAAACACAATGAGACACAGGCGCTGTGACATCACACTGTAGGCCTCCTATGATTGGGCGACAGCGGTGGCGGCGGCTCCCATCCGCAGCAGCTCCTTCCTGTGGGTCAGGATGACGTCGAAGCTGGACTGCAGGCggttctgctgctcctggaTGCGGCCCTGCAGCGTGCGCACCCAGCGGATCAGCGCCAGCCGGCGGTACATGGTCAGCTGCACCTGGTGCTTCTCCATCTCCTGCGCCTTGAAGCGCTCGCGGTCCCGCAGCGTCCACACGGCGTCCATCAGCTCCGGCAGCTCACCGTCCGAGTCTGAGGATTGGTTGTCGCTGTGGTTACGCTCCTCTGGCAGGTTCTCCAGGTCGCTCCCGGTCGGCAGCTTGTTGCTGAAGCTTCTCTGTCTCACATCTTCGATTCTGGTCAGCCCGGCTTCAGGCTTGCTTGATTTGGGCTCTCCAACGCCGATCCGGTCCCAGCCGCCCAGGCGCCCCGCCTCGCCTCCACTCTCAGCAATCAGGGAGGAGACGCTGCCGCCGGAGCGACCGCTGAACTCCGACTCCGACTCGCTGTCTCCCCATTCGTCATCCGggtcctcctccttcctctggcGCTCCTTCTTCTCATCAAACATCAtcatcctctcctcctcctcctccatcttccaCTCCTCCGCTCCGTCCGGCGGCACTCGCCCGTACCCGTCATCCCCCGTCTCGATTTCAGGGAGCGGCTCCAGTGGGCTCCAGCAGGGCAGGCGGGAGCGAGGCGACATCAGGCTCGAACTCTGAGGGTCGCGACCCAACGGCAGGTTTCGGGGACGGACCTGGTTCCGGTTCTCATCGCCTCCTCTCCTGGTTTCTGCCTGGGCTTCGTCGTTGGCACCTGGCAGGAAGTTGAAGTTGCTGTCTTTGTTCCTGTGGGGGGAGCTGTTGGTGCCGCCTCTGTAGGCCAGGTTCAGATGTTGGTCCTGATGGTGCAGCATCACTGACCTCGACTGAGACTCACTGAAAGACACGAAGACACATCAGAACTGAACACAGAGCCCACGACCGGGTCCAAGAGCTGCTTCTGCTGTGTCTGAAACCTACGATCCCATCTAAATGGAGTTTCCTCATCATCCAGAGACCGGTCCGGTTTCAGTCCAGAACCGGACCGGTCTGATTCTGGACTGCCAGTTAGACCTTCAACCCAAACATAGGCAGGTGCTGTCTGACCTAGCCTGGCCATCGCCTTCCTACGTAATCCTGGTTGTTTCTCATCTCCCACTGACTGGGACTTTCCCTGTTGGATTTTCtaccgggccaatcagcgaacagaaggagtTTCTGGCTGTTTTAGAATCGTTCTGTCTGAAGGGGATAAATGGACGAGGtcgttcagtccatgttggccacgcCTCCAAAGTCGGAGCAAGAGGaatatttaagacatttctaAGGCGTCGTTTGGCTCGGCACTTCTCTCTCCGCTGAGCGCGGCGGTTGTTCACAGCATAGACATAATACAGCGGACACAGCTTCCGGTTAGCTTCAGTGGGGTGCAAAGGTCACAGCCAAACGTCagcgattgggtaaaatcagGTCCAATCATTTCAAACGTCAACCAGGAACATTTGAAATGATTGGCCACAAATCCAGGAAGCAATAATTTCTCTGGAAGCGAAGAACAAGCGACTGGTTCTTACCACGCTAACGTTTAGCTCAACTTTGGGTCAAAACCAACAACGCAGTCTGCCGGGTCGGGGCAGACGGAGCCCTGTGGTTCTGCACAGACCGGCTGTTGGAACATCCTGGTCCGTATTCAGTGAACCGGTTCTCCAGGATGCATCCCGTAACTATATcgactttttggggggcaaaatggatctacgtagctgaacacagacaacaacatcggtagcctacaggctacttgttMagcttaaggtgctgtattgatattagctagctagtcatcttttagctaactctACCTTCATCCAGCAGCTTTAATCAACAGTCagttagtttggggaaaaactgtggaaagttctttgtgttttgctgccatgaaTCTAACACACCTGAGCAGCTCCAcccagcagcaggtctccttcacaggtgtaaacccagcgcgagcgtcgtagcgctcatgttgcgtttaaaggcggctcagAAAAACAGGTTAACAACGATTAAAAcggttttaactgctgataaaagtgacagaggacacagatatgggaagtgtggaagctcCTAGTGTATCAAactgacataggaataacagttGGCcgttctaaggtaaaaacccagcgcataaagcgttcaggttttttgtttgttttcatccagacggctccCCGCGCCCCCcttgcaatggcacggcgcctcccctagggggcgcgccccacagtttgggaacctctggctTAAGACAT encodes the following:
- the c19h1orf216 gene encoding UPF0500 protein C1orf216 homolog isoform X1 translates to MGESQSRSVMLHHQDQHLNLAYRGGTNSSPHRNKDSNFNFLPGANDEAQAETRRGGDENRNQVRPRNLPLGRDPQSSSLMSPRSRLPCWSPLEPLPEIETGDDGYGRVPPDGAEEWKMEEEEERMMMFDEKKERQRKEEDPDDEWGDSESESEFSGRSGGSVSSLIAESGGEAGRLGGWDRIGVGEPKSSKPEAGLTRIEDVRQRSFSNKLPTGSDLENLPEERNHSDNQSSDSDGELPELMDAVWTLRDRERFKAQEMEKHQVQLTMYRRLALIRWVRTLQGRIQEQQNRLQSSFDVILTHRKELLRMGAAATAVAQS
- the c19h1orf216 gene encoding UPF0500 protein C1orf216 homolog isoform X2, whose amino-acid sequence is MLHHQDQHLNLAYRGGTNSSPHRNKDSNFNFLPGANDEAQAETRRGGDENRNQVRPRNLPLGRDPQSSSLMSPRSRLPCWSPLEPLPEIETGDDGYGRVPPDGAEEWKMEEEEERMMMFDEKKERQRKEEDPDDEWGDSESESEFSGRSGGSVSSLIAESGGEAGRLGGWDRIGVGEPKSSKPEAGLTRIEDVRQRSFSNKLPTGSDLENLPEERNHSDNQSSDSDGELPELMDAVWTLRDRERFKAQEMEKHQVQLTMYRRLALIRWVRTLQGRIQEQQNRLQSSFDVILTHRKELLRMGAAATAVAQS